A genomic stretch from Sandaracinaceae bacterium includes:
- the accB gene encoding acetyl-CoA carboxylase biotin carboxyl carrier protein yields MDIDLKQMRELMRAMKQLGMSELELEQDGARLYMRRGDPAGPAITMQPMMAAPQTVPPPAPAPAPAPATAPAAEAKDDPNVVYITSPFVGTFYRAPSPDAPSFVEKGQKIASGDVLCIVEAMKLMNEIESEISGTIVEILVENGKPVEYGDQLFKVSKS; encoded by the coding sequence ATGGACATCGACCTCAAGCAGATGCGCGAGCTGATGCGCGCCATGAAGCAGCTCGGCATGAGCGAGCTGGAGCTCGAGCAGGACGGCGCCCGCCTGTACATGCGCCGCGGTGACCCGGCGGGCCCCGCGATCACCATGCAGCCGATGATGGCCGCGCCCCAGACGGTGCCGCCGCCCGCCCCGGCCCCTGCTCCCGCCCCCGCCACGGCCCCCGCGGCCGAGGCCAAGGACGACCCGAACGTCGTGTACATCACGTCGCCGTTCGTCGGCACGTTCTACCGGGCGCCCTCCCCGGACGCGCCGTCGTTCGTGGAGAAGGGCCAGAAGATCGCCTCCGGAGACGTGCTCTGCATCGTCGAGGCGATGAAGCTCATGAACGAGATCGAGTCAGAGATCTCCGGCACGATCGTCGAGATCCTGGTCGAGAACGGCAAGCCCGTGGAGTACGGGGACCAGCTGTTCAAGGTCTCGAAGAGCTGA
- a CDS encoding tetratricopeptide repeat protein, with protein sequence MSLDRAKVLETAQKHLQKGNYDKAIVEFRKIVQSDPSDIRTWLKIGDLQTRKGARTDAIVTYCKVADQYADQGFFLKAVAVYKQILKLDASRLDIQLKLAEMYENLALVSDALGTYEHVAAGYARAGDIDKALDTLRKMTELDPENIPIRIKCAEALSKAGRTKEAAEEFEAGAELLETQGRIDDYLKVAERLLFHRADDVDTARKVARLYLERSDPKRALAKLQLCFKADPKDIPTLELLAEAFHQLGQLPKTLSVYKEVARIHQEAGRKDERAKILRRVLELDPGDQESRKALAAYASPGGSAAKGSVSGGSVRRDIAPPPGAVIEPSRRAPVDDDEPVMEIAEDVSDEVEILEVDEADSDDILIVEEEAIEEVEDLDMLSVPPEEEAPSVPPEVQREAQIARLLTECDVFMRYGLKQKVADQLQTVLDLDPSHVEARERLKDLYLEEGKTGDAIIQLLELANVLSESESTAAIVYLRQVLELSPDNAEAQQRLTRMGASIPPPAMGARAAAATPAQTPSLPPDEPFAGRDSLDALAPPAEPGADEDDVFFLDDEAADEQTANAPMADATPEGVPMQTTADPLPLEPETVMDAPEPLTLLESVAPRTAANAEPFPDEVTSSEVEDLPSSEELAPPASQRNALPPPPAGSSPPPAAGLRDPLAPMSPEEFEDVPLRPSTPGEVRAEASQRLSMPPGEVEEMLDEADFFVAQGLLEEARGSLTDALTQFPNHPLILEKLREVGVLSAAQKPAPSQSAPLAIEDDQSFELAEKLAAEFDDHSDDTQAGSDVLDVEQVFAQFKKGVESQVGSEDTETHFDLGIAYKEMGLLDDAINEFRLCLTNPTRSCIAATMIGLCHVEKGEVSEAISHFKKGLYADTKTDREELGLYFELGNAYELLHDPKEALYYYQKVQKRDPGFRDVERRIQNLASPSAPTALAPAEQDDIDRAFDDLMGED encoded by the coding sequence GTGAGCCTCGACCGCGCAAAGGTCCTCGAGACCGCCCAGAAGCACCTTCAGAAGGGCAACTACGACAAGGCGATCGTGGAGTTCCGCAAGATCGTCCAGTCGGACCCGTCCGACATCCGGACGTGGCTGAAGATCGGCGACCTCCAGACCCGCAAGGGCGCGCGCACCGACGCGATCGTCACCTACTGCAAGGTCGCCGACCAGTACGCCGACCAGGGCTTCTTCCTGAAGGCCGTCGCGGTCTACAAGCAGATCCTCAAGCTCGACGCGAGCCGGCTCGACATCCAGCTCAAGCTCGCCGAGATGTACGAGAACCTCGCGCTCGTCAGCGACGCGCTCGGCACCTACGAGCACGTCGCGGCCGGCTACGCGCGCGCGGGCGACATCGACAAGGCGCTCGACACGCTCCGCAAGATGACGGAGCTCGACCCCGAGAACATCCCCATCCGCATCAAGTGCGCCGAGGCCCTCAGCAAGGCCGGCCGCACCAAGGAGGCGGCGGAGGAGTTCGAGGCGGGCGCGGAGCTGCTCGAGACCCAGGGGCGCATCGACGACTACCTCAAGGTCGCCGAGCGGCTGCTCTTCCACCGGGCGGACGACGTCGACACCGCGCGCAAGGTCGCGCGCCTCTACCTCGAGCGCAGCGACCCCAAGCGCGCGCTGGCCAAGCTCCAGCTCTGCTTCAAGGCGGATCCCAAGGACATCCCGACCCTCGAGCTGCTCGCGGAGGCGTTCCATCAGCTCGGCCAGCTCCCCAAGACGCTCAGCGTCTACAAGGAGGTCGCGCGCATCCACCAGGAGGCCGGCCGCAAGGACGAGCGGGCCAAGATCCTGCGCCGCGTGCTCGAGCTCGACCCGGGCGACCAGGAGTCGCGCAAGGCCCTCGCCGCCTACGCCTCGCCGGGCGGGAGCGCGGCCAAGGGAAGCGTCTCCGGGGGCAGCGTGCGTCGCGACATCGCCCCGCCCCCGGGCGCCGTCATCGAGCCGAGCCGCCGCGCGCCCGTCGACGACGACGAGCCGGTCATGGAGATCGCCGAGGACGTCTCGGACGAGGTCGAGATCCTCGAGGTCGACGAGGCGGACAGCGACGACATCCTCATCGTCGAGGAGGAGGCGATCGAGGAGGTCGAGGACCTCGACATGCTCTCCGTCCCGCCGGAGGAGGAGGCGCCGAGCGTCCCGCCCGAGGTCCAGCGCGAGGCGCAGATCGCCCGGCTCCTCACCGAGTGCGACGTCTTCATGCGCTACGGCCTGAAGCAGAAGGTCGCCGACCAGCTCCAGACCGTGCTCGACCTCGACCCCTCGCACGTCGAGGCCCGCGAGCGCCTGAAGGACCTCTACCTCGAAGAGGGCAAGACCGGCGACGCCATCATCCAGCTCCTCGAGCTCGCCAACGTCCTGAGCGAGTCCGAGAGCACCGCGGCCATCGTCTACCTGCGCCAGGTCCTCGAGCTGTCGCCCGACAACGCCGAAGCCCAGCAGCGCCTCACGCGCATGGGCGCCTCGATCCCGCCGCCCGCCATGGGCGCGCGCGCGGCGGCTGCGACGCCGGCCCAGACCCCCAGCCTCCCGCCCGACGAGCCCTTCGCGGGGCGGGACTCGCTCGACGCGCTCGCGCCCCCGGCCGAGCCTGGCGCCGACGAGGACGACGTCTTCTTCCTCGACGACGAGGCGGCCGACGAGCAGACCGCCAACGCGCCCATGGCCGACGCGACGCCCGAGGGCGTCCCCATGCAGACCACGGCCGACCCGCTGCCGCTCGAGCCCGAGACGGTGATGGACGCGCCGGAGCCGCTGACCCTCCTCGAGAGCGTCGCGCCCCGGACGGCGGCCAACGCGGAGCCCTTCCCGGACGAGGTCACGTCCAGCGAGGTCGAGGACCTCCCGAGCAGCGAAGAGCTCGCCCCGCCGGCCAGCCAGCGCAACGCCCTGCCCCCGCCGCCCGCCGGCTCGAGCCCGCCGCCCGCGGCTGGCCTGCGCGACCCGCTCGCGCCGATGTCGCCCGAGGAGTTCGAGGACGTCCCCCTGCGCCCCAGCACCCCGGGCGAGGTCCGGGCCGAGGCGAGCCAGCGCCTGAGCATGCCGCCGGGCGAGGTCGAGGAGATGCTCGACGAGGCGGACTTCTTCGTCGCGCAGGGCCTGCTCGAGGAGGCGCGCGGCAGCCTGACCGACGCCCTGACCCAGTTCCCGAACCACCCGCTCATCCTCGAGAAGCTGCGCGAGGTGGGCGTGCTCTCGGCCGCGCAGAAGCCGGCCCCGTCTCAGTCGGCGCCGCTGGCCATCGAGGACGACCAGAGCTTCGAGCTGGCCGAGAAGCTCGCGGCCGAGTTCGACGACCACTCCGACGACACCCAGGCGGGCAGCGACGTGCTCGACGTCGAGCAGGTCTTCGCCCAGTTCAAGAAGGGCGTCGAGTCGCAGGTCGGCTCCGAGGACACCGAGACCCACTTCGACCTGGGCATCGCCTACAAGGAGATGGGCCTCCTCGACGACGCCATCAACGAGTTCCGGCTCTGCCTGACCAACCCGACGCGCTCGTGCATCGCGGCCACCATGATCGGCCTCTGCCACGTCGAGAAGGGCGAGGTCAGCGAGGCCATCAGCCACTTCAAGAAGGGGCTCTACGCGGACACCAAGACCGACCGCGAGGAGCTCGGCCTCTACTTCGAGCTGGGCAACGCCTACGAGCTGCTCCACGACCCGAAGGAGGCCCTCTACTACTACCAGAAGGTCCAGAAGCGCGACCCTGGCTTCCGCGACGTCGAGCGCCGCATCCAGAACCTCGCCAGCCCCTCGGCCCCGACCGCCCTCGCCCCGGCCGAGCAGGACGACATCGACCGCGCCTTCGACGACCTGATGGGCGAGGACTGA
- a CDS encoding ParB/RepB/Spo0J family partition protein, translating into MQKEKGPIYRGEDKDVRLSALRPSPTNPRTVYEDIDGLAASIAANGLMTRLWTRESPDGTHEVVAGERRRRALEQLYEGEDPLVRVTVGAPTDEEVLAMQLVENEQRKSVGDLEAADAYAALRDTHGLSVAEIGARVGQSEATVYRRLALAGLCPAARKLVADGTIGLGVARELAKLPDPKVQAAATKALVRQHWHTTVDSARRFLERDFMLRLSAAQWPLDDETLVKAAGACSSCPKRSSAQAYLFAGEDRGEDRCLDAKCWDKKKSALWRRTKAEAKKRGLAVLTEEQSREIYGPYGGQPKGFLELGQRPSYETSKTTAEVLGKRVDDVERTLAKNPHTGEIVELVKPADVKRVLREEPRKSDPPSLAGKKRELSALEKAERARRRREKLVRQAKDQAFEASVAELRDGVANGTLAGAQVGQAGLDQALRWLVQDALQGLQLQGDELRAVAEARGLPVQLDTFGGAQCEALPAWVRSTTDRAQLVALALEIVVRSNPLAEPGPEGERSLGAELLDHLGVDWLANEKAALAALEEEKANAKAAKSKAAKKSTTKKRPKRKAPEAAS; encoded by the coding sequence CGGCACGCATGAAGTTGTCGCCGGCGAGCGGCGGCGCCGTGCGCTCGAGCAGCTCTACGAAGGCGAGGACCCCCTCGTGCGCGTCACGGTCGGGGCGCCGACCGACGAGGAGGTCCTCGCGATGCAGCTCGTCGAGAACGAGCAGCGAAAGAGCGTGGGCGACCTCGAGGCGGCGGACGCCTACGCGGCGCTCCGCGACACGCACGGGCTGAGCGTCGCGGAGATCGGCGCTCGCGTCGGCCAGTCGGAGGCGACCGTCTACCGGCGGCTCGCGCTGGCGGGGCTGTGCCCGGCGGCGCGCAAGCTCGTGGCCGACGGGACGATCGGCCTGGGCGTGGCGCGCGAGCTCGCGAAGCTCCCCGACCCGAAGGTGCAGGCGGCGGCGACCAAGGCTCTCGTGCGGCAGCACTGGCACACGACGGTGGACTCCGCACGACGCTTCCTCGAGCGCGACTTCATGCTGCGGCTCAGCGCGGCGCAGTGGCCGCTCGACGACGAGACGCTGGTGAAGGCCGCGGGCGCGTGCTCAAGCTGCCCGAAGCGCAGCAGTGCTCAAGCCTACCTGTTCGCGGGCGAGGACCGGGGCGAGGATCGCTGTCTCGACGCGAAGTGCTGGGACAAGAAGAAGAGCGCGCTCTGGCGGCGCACCAAGGCCGAGGCGAAGAAGCGCGGGCTCGCGGTGCTCACCGAAGAGCAGTCGAGGGAGATCTACGGGCCCTATGGCGGACAGCCGAAGGGGTTCCTCGAGCTCGGGCAGCGGCCCAGCTACGAGACGTCGAAGACGACCGCCGAAGTCCTGGGCAAGCGCGTCGATGACGTGGAGCGGACCCTCGCCAAGAACCCACACACGGGCGAGATCGTGGAGCTGGTCAAGCCAGCCGACGTCAAGCGCGTGCTGCGGGAGGAGCCGCGCAAGAGCGACCCGCCGAGCCTGGCGGGGAAGAAGCGCGAGCTCTCGGCGCTGGAGAAGGCCGAACGCGCGCGGCGCCGCAGAGAGAAGCTCGTGAGGCAGGCGAAAGATCAGGCGTTCGAGGCGAGCGTGGCCGAGCTGCGCGACGGCGTCGCCAACGGCACGCTCGCCGGCGCCCAGGTCGGCCAGGCGGGGCTGGACCAGGCGCTGCGTTGGCTGGTCCAGGACGCGCTCCAGGGCCTGCAGCTGCAAGGCGACGAACTCAGGGCCGTGGCCGAGGCGCGCGGGCTGCCGGTGCAGCTCGACACGTTCGGCGGCGCGCAGTGCGAAGCGCTGCCAGCGTGGGTCCGTTCGACGACCGACCGGGCGCAGCTCGTGGCGCTGGCGCTCGAGATCGTCGTGCGGAGCAACCCGCTCGCCGAGCCGGGCCCGGAGGGTGAGCGGTCGCTCGGCGCCGAGCTGCTCGATCACCTCGGGGTGGACTGGCTCGCCAACGAGAAGGCCGCGCTCGCCGCGCTCGAGGAGGAGAAGGCGAACGCGAAGGCCGCGAAGAGCAAGGCCGCAAAGAAGAGCACGACGAAGAAGCGCCCTAAGCGAAAGGCGCCGGAGGCCGCGTCGTGA
- the aroQ gene encoding type II 3-dehydroquinate dehydratase, translating into MLRVLVLHGPNLNLLGTREPEIYGTADLASIEAALQQLGQQLGASIDSRQSNHEGQLVDWIQEAREGFDGILLNAAAYTHTSVAIRDAISASETPCVEIHLSNTHAREAFRHHSHIAPVSLGVVMGFGANSYALGLRGLIDYLRAPDGSDDSQ; encoded by the coding sequence GTGCTGCGCGTCCTGGTCCTTCACGGGCCGAACCTGAACCTGCTCGGCACCCGCGAGCCGGAGATCTACGGCACCGCGGATCTCGCGAGCATCGAGGCGGCCCTGCAGCAGCTCGGCCAGCAGCTCGGCGCGTCCATCGACAGCCGCCAGAGCAACCACGAGGGCCAGCTCGTCGACTGGATCCAGGAGGCCCGCGAGGGCTTCGACGGGATCCTCCTCAACGCGGCCGCCTACACCCACACCTCCGTCGCGATCCGCGACGCGATCAGCGCCAGCGAGACCCCCTGCGTCGAGATTCACCTCTCGAACACGCACGCCCGCGAGGCCTTCAGGCATCACTCCCACATCGCCCCGGTCAGCCTCGGCGTGGTGATGGGATTCGGCGCGAACAGCTATGCGCTTGGCTTGAGAGGCCTCATCGACTATCTCAGGGCGCCCGACGGTAGCGACGACTCTCAATGA
- the accC gene encoding acetyl-CoA carboxylase biotin carboxylase subunit: MLKKILIANRGEIAVRVIRACRELGLQTVAVHSEVDEESLHARLADEAVCIGPASSAESYLNIPAIIAAAEITGADAIHPGYGFLSENAEFADIVEQCGLKFIGPTPENMRQWGSKVPARKLAASLGLPMLPGTGVLEDGEHAVREAEKIGFPVILKASAGGGGRGMKIVRDAQTLRRVFPQARSEAIAGFKNGDLYLERYVEEPRHIEFQVLCDGEGHALVLGERECSIQRRHQKLLEEAPSVAVTQEMRADMSATLVRAMKSSGYRSAGTVEFLLDERGNLSFMEMNTRIQVEHPVTEEVTGLDLINEQIRVAAGEGLSVPKGKEVEIRGHAIECRINAEDPETFAPWPGLITEYHPPGGKGVRVDAGVYGGWRVPSVYDSLLAKIIAYGPSRPVAVARMERALEETLIGGIRTNVPLHKEIMRHPDFRDGRLSTKFLERLRASRPA; encoded by the coding sequence GTGCTGAAGAAGATCTTGATCGCGAACCGCGGCGAGATCGCGGTCCGGGTGATCCGCGCTTGCCGTGAGCTCGGCCTCCAGACGGTCGCCGTGCACTCCGAGGTCGACGAGGAGAGCCTGCACGCGCGCCTCGCGGACGAAGCTGTCTGCATCGGCCCCGCCTCCTCGGCCGAGAGCTACCTCAACATCCCGGCCATCATCGCCGCGGCGGAGATCACCGGCGCCGACGCGATCCACCCGGGCTACGGCTTCCTCAGCGAGAACGCCGAGTTCGCCGACATCGTCGAGCAGTGCGGCCTGAAGTTCATCGGGCCCACCCCCGAGAACATGCGGCAGTGGGGCTCGAAGGTCCCCGCGCGCAAGCTCGCGGCCAGCCTCGGCCTGCCCATGCTCCCCGGCACCGGGGTGCTCGAGGACGGCGAGCACGCGGTGCGCGAGGCGGAGAAGATCGGCTTCCCGGTCATCCTCAAGGCGTCGGCCGGCGGCGGCGGGCGCGGCATGAAGATCGTGCGGGACGCCCAGACGCTCCGCCGCGTCTTCCCGCAGGCCCGGAGCGAGGCCATCGCCGGCTTCAAGAACGGCGACCTCTACCTCGAGCGCTACGTCGAGGAGCCGCGCCACATCGAGTTCCAGGTGCTCTGCGACGGCGAGGGCCACGCGCTGGTGCTCGGCGAGCGCGAGTGCAGCATCCAGCGCCGCCACCAGAAGCTCCTCGAGGAGGCGCCCAGCGTCGCGGTCACCCAGGAGATGCGCGCCGACATGAGCGCCACCCTGGTGCGCGCCATGAAGTCGAGCGGCTACCGCAGCGCGGGCACGGTGGAGTTCCTGCTGGACGAGCGCGGCAACCTCTCCTTCATGGAGATGAACACGCGGATCCAGGTCGAGCACCCGGTCACCGAGGAGGTCACCGGCCTGGACCTGATCAACGAGCAGATCCGCGTCGCGGCCGGCGAGGGCCTCAGCGTGCCGAAGGGCAAAGAGGTCGAGATCCGCGGCCACGCCATCGAGTGCCGCATCAACGCCGAGGACCCCGAGACCTTCGCGCCCTGGCCCGGGCTCATCACCGAGTACCACCCGCCGGGCGGCAAGGGCGTGCGCGTCGACGCGGGCGTCTACGGCGGCTGGCGCGTCCCGAGCGTCTACGACTCCCTGCTGGCCAAGATCATCGCCTACGGGCCGAGCCGGCCCGTCGCCGTGGCGCGCATGGAGCGCGCGCTGGAGGAGACCCTGATTGGCGGGATCCGCACCAACGTGCCGCTCCACAAGGAGATCATGCGCCACCCGGACTTCCGGGACGGCCGGCTCTCCACCAAGTTCCTCGAGCGCCTCCGGGCCTCGCGGCCAGCTTGA
- a CDS encoding site-specific integrase, whose product MSWLRSKLPTLRPSTRRHYADVLDQHILPAFGDVYLDALTATDVVGWRDAMDAAPDTINGRLRVLKSMLADVMHERGMHNPAARVSSVRVSRHARRRKTKVVETSSPRCPAQRLTAAELAAVLEQLRELTPQWYPLVLTLAVTGARWGEATALKWSNVDFEAGLIRIEDAHWRGHIDETKTSVIKELPLPRLLAQVLKAHRRALVERQAKGLSAGWVFPSRVGRPHVDASVIRKPLAKALDAASVGRWVSPHGLRRSFNNLARQVAAGDVVRAMTGHVTEEMTTHYSHVELEEKRTALDGALRLVLGGGESDQADGMDTSMDTSADGTKKPG is encoded by the coding sequence ATGTCGTGGCTGCGTTCGAAGCTGCCGACGCTGAGGCCGAGCACGCGTAGGCATTACGCGGACGTGCTCGATCAGCACATCCTCCCCGCGTTCGGCGACGTGTACCTCGACGCGCTCACCGCGACCGATGTGGTCGGGTGGCGCGACGCGATGGACGCGGCGCCGGACACCATCAACGGACGCCTCCGCGTGCTGAAGAGCATGCTGGCGGACGTCATGCACGAGCGCGGCATGCACAACCCCGCGGCCCGGGTCAGCAGCGTCCGGGTCTCGAGGCACGCACGCCGTCGCAAGACCAAGGTCGTCGAGACCTCCTCTCCTCGCTGCCCAGCGCAGCGTCTCACCGCCGCCGAGCTCGCCGCCGTGCTCGAGCAGCTTCGCGAGCTCACGCCTCAGTGGTACCCGCTCGTTCTCACGCTCGCCGTCACCGGCGCGCGCTGGGGGGAAGCGACCGCGCTGAAGTGGAGCAACGTCGACTTCGAGGCTGGGTTGATCCGCATCGAAGACGCGCATTGGCGCGGCCACATCGACGAGACGAAGACGAGCGTGATCAAGGAGCTGCCCTTGCCGCGGCTCCTGGCGCAGGTCCTCAAGGCCCACCGCCGAGCGCTCGTCGAACGACAGGCGAAGGGGCTGTCGGCGGGGTGGGTGTTTCCTTCCCGCGTTGGTCGCCCCCACGTCGACGCGAGCGTGATTCGCAAGCCGTTGGCAAAGGCCCTCGATGCCGCTTCGGTCGGCCGGTGGGTGAGCCCTCACGGCCTGCGCCGCTCGTTCAACAACCTGGCGCGCCAGGTCGCTGCGGGGGACGTCGTCCGCGCGATGACGGGGCACGTCACCGAGGAGATGACCACGCACTACTCGCACGTGGAGCTCGAGGAGAAGCGCACGGCGCTCGACGGGGCGCTCCGGCTCGTCCTCGGTGGCGGCGAGAGCGACCAGGCCGACGGAATGGACACTTCGATGGACACTTCGGCGGACGGAACGAAGAAGCCCGGCTGA